Proteins encoded by one window of Chryseobacterium foetidum:
- a CDS encoding phosphatase PAP2 family protein yields MSGYFIKLCFLPILLSVFEHISAQTVSDSISNFQSVRDSTVLSEKKNVVLNYKKYILPSALVGYGVASLTIPDLKQLNFSTRDEIKEHQPDHIRLDNYTQFAPAVLVYGLNAAGIKGKHNFKDRSIIYGTSMLITSAITVPLKHLVNEERPDQSNRLSFPSGHTAVAFASAHFMYKEYKDVNFLLSISGYSFAAFTGIYRMLNDKHWFGDVMAGAGFGIISTELAYWLYPKINKLISGKNNTSSTMVMPFYQSKTMGIGLVTSF; encoded by the coding sequence ATGTCAGGATATTTTATAAAATTATGCTTCCTTCCTATTTTGCTATCGGTTTTCGAACACATTTCAGCGCAGACAGTCAGTGATTCTATATCTAATTTTCAAAGTGTACGAGATAGTACGGTGCTTTCAGAAAAGAAAAATGTCGTTTTAAATTATAAAAAATACATTCTACCCTCTGCACTTGTCGGGTACGGCGTTGCGAGTTTAACCATCCCGGATCTTAAACAGCTAAATTTTTCGACAAGAGATGAAATTAAAGAACATCAGCCGGATCACATTCGACTGGACAATTACACTCAGTTTGCTCCGGCGGTTCTAGTCTATGGCTTAAATGCGGCTGGCATCAAAGGCAAACATAATTTCAAAGACAGAAGCATTATTTACGGAACTTCAATGTTGATCACTTCAGCAATAACAGTTCCGCTGAAACATCTCGTAAACGAGGAGCGACCTGATCAATCCAACCGACTTTCTTTTCCGTCAGGACATACAGCAGTCGCTTTTGCATCAGCACACTTTATGTATAAAGAATATAAAGACGTAAATTTCCTTTTGAGTATTTCTGGTTATTCGTTTGCTGCTTTTACCGGCATTTATAGGATGTTGAATGACAAACACTGGTTCGGTGATGTGATGGCTGGTGCAGGATTTGGGATTATTTCAACCGAATTGGCTTATTGGCTATATCCTAAAATTAATAAATTGATTTCAGGAAAAAATAATACAAGTTCAACAATGGTGATGCCCTTTTATCAAAGTAAAACGATGGGCATTGGATTGGTTACGAGTTTTTAA
- a CDS encoding phosphatase PAP2 family protein → MKFRKMKMIRLSNFISKNKTAFYHWALILLPISFLLLSVYVLLNPTQYLDIQISNEIQEHQTVNLNTIMIWISLLGRIHVSVLVVSLLSLFFTIIKKRQEALLILSSLLSGFIGLILKILINRPRPTDDLVVLLEETKYQSFPSGHVLFYTMFFGSLTIIFWSWRTMTFIFRSFLIVSCLSMIFLGAVSRVYLGAHWFTDVLAAFVLGIICLLISGKIYLKHKI, encoded by the coding sequence TTGAAATTTAGAAAAATGAAGATGATCAGGCTATCGAATTTTATCAGCAAAAACAAGACAGCTTTTTACCATTGGGCTCTAATTCTACTACCCATAAGTTTCCTGCTGCTTTCAGTATACGTATTACTTAATCCTACGCAATATTTAGACATACAGATATCGAACGAAATTCAGGAGCATCAGACTGTGAATTTAAATACCATTATGATCTGGATAAGCTTGTTGGGAAGAATACATGTTTCGGTATTGGTGGTTTCACTGTTATCATTATTCTTTACCATCATCAAAAAGCGACAGGAAGCACTTTTAATTCTTTCGTCCTTATTATCAGGTTTTATCGGTTTAATTCTGAAAATTCTGATTAACAGACCACGCCCGACCGATGATCTGGTTGTACTGTTAGAAGAGACAAAATATCAGAGTTTCCCCAGCGGGCACGTATTGTTTTACACAATGTTTTTTGGTTCTCTTACGATAATCTTTTGGAGTTGGAGAACTATGACTTTTATATTTAGGTCATTTTTGATAGTAAGCTGTCTTTCTATGATTTTTTTAGGAGCCGTATCAAGAGTTTATCTCGGTGCACATTGGTTTACAGATGTTCTGGCAGCATTTGTATTGGGCATAATCTGTCTTTTGATTTCAGGAAAAATCTATCTTAAACATAAAATTTAG
- a CDS encoding sulfite exporter TauE/SafE family protein produces MILQIILLFFGTVLAFWLSAICGGGASLILIPILNLLLPTSVVPFSLMIGTFTSSASRIAIFKKHINWKIFFWFVPFSIPAVLASAYLIKYINPNYLQLIVALFLVSNTPQLFKSKKIEVTSEKPYPDFALAVIGFLAGFVSGITGATGLLFNRFYLKFGLSKEEIVATRAANEVFLHLIKLLIYISLGLYSNLALWLGLAIAAATIISSYTVKFILPYLSENIFKKVGYGAMVISGVALLAGTSGKIIEQDKISIVNNNNEHSSVISWRNTDMVLEYAIKDGLEIERPIQPEELPEPLKQKYINLKKQYDTVYIEKVFTLGSEPAHEFYCYKNKKLTKFEI; encoded by the coding sequence ATGATTTTACAAATAATCTTATTATTTTTCGGAACTGTCTTAGCTTTTTGGCTGAGTGCAATCTGTGGTGGAGGCGCAAGCCTGATTCTTATTCCGATTTTAAATCTTCTTTTACCGACCTCTGTTGTTCCATTTTCTCTGATGATTGGGACGTTTACAAGTTCTGCATCCAGAATTGCCATTTTTAAGAAGCATATCAACTGGAAAATATTCTTCTGGTTTGTTCCATTTTCAATTCCTGCGGTTTTGGCTAGTGCTTATTTAATCAAATATATTAATCCTAACTATCTTCAACTTATTGTAGCCCTTTTTCTTGTAAGCAATACTCCACAGCTTTTCAAATCAAAGAAAATTGAAGTTACATCTGAAAAACCATATCCTGATTTTGCTTTGGCAGTCATTGGTTTCCTTGCTGGTTTTGTTTCGGGAATTACGGGGGCAACAGGACTTTTGTTTAACCGTTTTTATCTGAAATTCGGGCTTTCTAAAGAAGAAATCGTGGCTACACGTGCAGCGAATGAAGTATTTCTGCATCTCATTAAACTGTTGATCTATATTTCTTTAGGATTATATTCAAATCTTGCGTTGTGGCTTGGATTGGCAATCGCAGCAGCTACCATCATTTCATCGTATACAGTAAAATTTATTCTTCCTTATCTGAGCGAAAATATTTTTAAGAAAGTGGGTTACGGAGCGATGGTTATTTCCGGAGTTGCTTTGCTGGCAGGAACATCTGGTAAAATAATCGAACAGGACAAAATTTCTATAGTGAATAACAACAACGAACACAGTTCGGTAATTTCCTGGCGAAATACCGATATGGTTTTGGAATATGCTATAAAAGACGGTCTGGAAATAGAACGACCCATACAGCCTGAAGAATTGCCTGAACCACTAAAGCAGAAGTATATCAATTTAAAAAAGCAATATGACACGGTGTATATTGAAAAAGTTTTCACTTTAGGAAGTGAACCCGCGCATGAGTTTTACTGCTATAAAAATAAAAAGCTTACAAAATTTGAAATTTAG